The following are encoded together in the Planococcus antarcticus DSM 14505 genome:
- a CDS encoding betaine/proline/choline family ABC transporter ATP-binding protein, which translates to MLKFENVSKVFNDGFKAVDSVSFDIPEGEFLVLIGPSGSGKSTTMKMINQMVPHTSGTISINGKNIMDLNASELRRNIGYVIQQIGLFPHYTIEKNIAIVPELKGWSKEEVSARVKELMTSVGLDPEVFSTRYPKELSGGQQQRVGVARALASNPEIILMDEPFGALDPITREQLQLELISLQRKLKKTIVFVTHDMDEALKLGDRIAIMKDGKLLQLDTPEKLLHEPSHGFVEEFIGKHRITQNPELMPVSAVMTEKVITAQADLSPSKALLMTRRHQITSLIIVDDQDAFVGLVSAYKLIKNMESIHSIEEIMEVSTTILPESATAKDAIVMMANAQLGIIPVLDTAQKVKGLVTRGTLLSALSSQWTELEEVNE; encoded by the coding sequence ATGCTCAAATTTGAAAATGTAAGCAAAGTATTTAACGATGGATTTAAAGCGGTGGATTCGGTCAGTTTTGATATTCCCGAAGGCGAGTTCCTCGTGCTCATCGGACCAAGCGGATCGGGGAAATCGACGACGATGAAAATGATCAATCAAATGGTTCCGCACACGAGTGGAACCATTTCAATCAACGGAAAGAATATTATGGATTTGAATGCCTCAGAGCTTCGCCGGAATATCGGCTATGTGATACAGCAAATCGGTCTTTTCCCCCATTACACGATTGAAAAAAACATCGCGATTGTCCCTGAACTGAAAGGTTGGTCAAAAGAAGAAGTCAGTGCGCGCGTTAAAGAACTGATGACATCAGTTGGTCTTGACCCCGAGGTTTTCAGCACACGCTACCCCAAAGAATTATCTGGCGGACAGCAGCAGCGTGTTGGTGTTGCAAGAGCGCTTGCGTCGAATCCCGAAATTATTTTAATGGATGAACCATTCGGTGCGCTGGACCCAATCACGCGTGAACAGCTGCAACTCGAGTTGATTTCACTGCAACGGAAATTGAAGAAAACGATTGTTTTTGTAACGCATGATATGGATGAAGCATTAAAGTTGGGCGATCGTATAGCGATTATGAAAGACGGAAAGTTACTTCAACTCGACACCCCGGAAAAATTACTGCATGAACCATCCCATGGTTTTGTAGAGGAGTTTATCGGCAAGCATCGGATTACCCAAAATCCTGAACTCATGCCCGTGTCCGCTGTTATGACTGAAAAAGTGATAACTGCACAAGCTGATTTGTCTCCATCAAAAGCGCTCTTGATGACACGTCGACACCAAATCACCAGCTTGATCATAGTAGACGATCAAGATGCATTTGTTGGGCTAGTTTCTGCCTATAAATTAATTAAAAATATGGAAAGTATCCATTCGATTGAAGAAATCATGGAAGTTTCCACAACTATTTTACCTGAATCAGCTACGGCAAAAGATGCAATTGTTATGATGGCGAATGCGCAACTCGGGATTATTCCTGTATTAGACACAGCACAAAAAGTAAAAGGACTCGTGACACGCGGTACATTACTTTCTGCATTGTCCAGCCAATGGACAGAATTGGAGGAAGTAAATGAATAA
- a CDS encoding ABC transporter permease, which translates to MNNLNIFEQLIEQAQMRWEDVLQATSVHIQLVFFSMLIAIVLGVTLGILITRVPSLATIVLGGAGIMQTVPSLALLGFMIPIFGIGVNTAIAALFLYSLLPIIRNTYTGIRDVNKATVEAAKGMGMTSWQILIKVELPLSVPMIMAGIRTAAVINVGTATLAAFIGAGGLGDFIFLGITRGIDGLILLGAIPAALLAIILEIFFGSLERWSTPKGLK; encoded by the coding sequence ATGAATAACTTAAATATTTTTGAACAATTAATAGAACAAGCGCAAATGCGCTGGGAAGATGTGCTCCAAGCGACATCTGTTCATATTCAACTAGTATTCTTTTCAATGCTTATCGCGATTGTCCTCGGCGTAACGCTTGGAATATTGATTACACGCGTTCCATCACTTGCAACTATCGTGTTAGGTGGAGCAGGTATTATGCAAACTGTTCCAAGTTTAGCTTTATTAGGGTTCATGATTCCTATTTTTGGAATTGGCGTGAATACGGCGATTGCCGCGTTATTTTTATACTCGCTGTTGCCAATCATTCGCAATACGTATACCGGTATTCGAGATGTCAACAAAGCGACAGTCGAAGCGGCTAAAGGAATGGGCATGACCAGCTGGCAAATACTGATTAAAGTCGAATTACCTTTATCAGTTCCGATGATTATGGCCGGTATCCGTACAGCTGCTGTCATCAATGTCGGAACAGCGACACTCGCCGCCTTTATCGGAGCGGGAGGACTGGGAGATTTTATTTTCTTAGGAATCACACGCGGAATCGATGGATTGATCCTTCTTGGTGCAATTCCAGCTGCTTTGCTTGCGATTATCTTGGAAATCTTCTTCGGATCTTTGGAACGCTGGTCGACTCCAAAAGGCCTGAAATGA
- a CDS encoding glycine betaine ABC transporter substrate-binding protein: protein MTKRITLKFILLLLVIAPLAGCIFVEKDSLIVGSRNNTESIILSNIMGQLIEAEAGIDVIYKENLGGSNVVWTAMLNDNIDVIPDYTGTIVINYYQETAGDADETLASTKELVSADGITALESFGFNNTYTLALDEEEAERLDLKTFSDFAEVSDDFILGAVFEFIDRPDGLPGFREEYDLEFKDVKGMDHGMMYRSINADEVDVINSYTTDGQLQMYNLRVLEDDQNYFPPYHALPLVRNEILKQYPELEDVLLQLADKIDEPTMQAMNAKVDNEGQMVEVVAEEFLQQAGLIE, encoded by the coding sequence ATGACGAAACGCATAACTTTGAAATTTATATTGCTTTTACTGGTCATAGCACCGCTTGCGGGCTGTATTTTCGTTGAAAAAGACTCATTGATTGTCGGATCGAGAAACAATACGGAAAGCATTATTCTATCGAATATTATGGGTCAATTAATTGAAGCAGAAGCAGGTATTGATGTAATTTATAAAGAAAATCTTGGCGGTTCAAATGTTGTTTGGACGGCGATGTTAAATGATAATATTGATGTGATTCCAGATTACACCGGCACAATTGTTATCAATTATTATCAGGAAACGGCAGGGGATGCCGATGAGACTTTAGCTTCCACCAAAGAGCTGGTTTCTGCAGATGGAATTACGGCACTAGAATCTTTTGGCTTTAACAATACCTATACGCTGGCATTGGATGAAGAAGAAGCGGAAAGACTAGACTTAAAAACGTTTAGTGACTTTGCTGAAGTGTCTGATGACTTTATCCTTGGAGCAGTTTTTGAATTCATTGATCGCCCCGACGGCTTGCCAGGTTTTCGAGAGGAATATGATTTGGAATTCAAAGATGTAAAAGGAATGGATCACGGCATGATGTACCGCTCAATCAATGCAGATGAAGTGGACGTTATCAATTCTTATACGACAGACGGACAATTGCAGATGTATAATTTGCGTGTACTGGAAGATGATCAAAATTACTTCCCGCCTTATCATGCATTGCCGCTTGTGCGTAATGAAATTTTAAAACAATATCCTGAATTGGAAGATGTACTTCTTCAGTTAGCTGATAAAATTGATGAACCCACGATGCAAGCCATGAATGCCAAAGTGGACAATGAAGGCCAAATGGTTGAAGTTGTGGCAGAAGAATTTTTACAACAAGCTGGGTTAATAGAGTGA
- a CDS encoding quaternary amine ABC transporter ATP-binding protein — protein sequence MSIIKVEGLSKVFGKNSKQALKLLEEGKTKEEILKVTGSTVGVNRVSFSVEAGEVFVIMGLSGSGKSTLVRLLNRLIDPTEGKVHIDGENLAAMNKKDLRRVRRTKMSMVFQNFALFPYLTILDNAAYGLEIQGIDKKERSKKAKESLEMVGLGGYLDQLPSQLSGGMQQRVGLARALANDPEVLLMDEAFSALDPLIRKEMQDELLDLQETMRKTIIFITHDLDEALRIGDKIALMKDGSIVQVGTPEEILMNPANDYVKKFVQDVDRSKVLTAFNIMKRPETINIDKHGPRVALERMKEEGISSIYVTDGKRNLKGYVTADDASLASKAEVKSLESIMKTDAPTVTKDTLMNAIFEISHNSPVPIPVVEDGKLLGIIVRGAVISALAGESEVNRNDA from the coding sequence ATGTCCATTATTAAAGTAGAAGGATTATCGAAAGTATTCGGTAAAAATTCCAAACAAGCGTTGAAATTGCTTGAAGAAGGAAAGACTAAAGAAGAAATTTTGAAAGTAACGGGCAGCACAGTGGGCGTCAACCGTGTTTCTTTTTCAGTAGAAGCAGGCGAAGTTTTTGTCATCATGGGTCTTTCTGGTAGTGGGAAATCGACGTTGGTTCGGTTATTAAACCGGTTGATTGATCCGACAGAAGGCAAAGTGCACATTGATGGCGAAAACCTGGCAGCGATGAACAAAAAAGATTTGCGCAGAGTACGTCGTACAAAAATGAGTATGGTGTTTCAAAATTTTGCTCTTTTCCCGTACCTAACGATTTTGGACAATGCCGCTTACGGGTTGGAAATTCAAGGAATCGATAAGAAGGAAAGAAGCAAAAAAGCGAAGGAATCTTTGGAAATGGTTGGGTTGGGCGGTTACTTAGATCAATTGCCCTCACAGCTTTCTGGCGGGATGCAGCAACGTGTCGGATTGGCAAGAGCGCTGGCGAACGATCCGGAAGTCTTGTTGATGGACGAAGCCTTCTCCGCGCTTGATCCATTAATTCGAAAAGAAATGCAAGATGAATTATTGGATTTACAGGAAACGATGAGGAAGACCATTATTTTCATCACACATGACTTGGACGAAGCACTGCGTATAGGCGACAAAATTGCGTTGATGAAAGACGGCTCTATCGTGCAAGTCGGCACGCCAGAAGAAATATTAATGAACCCGGCAAATGATTACGTTAAAAAGTTCGTTCAAGATGTCGATCGCTCGAAAGTATTAACCGCGTTCAATATTATGAAACGGCCTGAAACAATCAATATCGATAAACATGGCCCACGCGTCGCTTTGGAAAGAATGAAAGAAGAAGGCATCTCAAGTATCTACGTGACAGACGGCAAGCGGAACTTGAAAGGCTATGTAACGGCCGATGATGCTTCGCTTGCTTCCAAGGCTGAAGTGAAAAGTCTTGAAAGTATCATGAAGACTGATGCACCAACTGTCACGAAGGATACGTTAATGAATGCAATATTTGAAATTAGCCATAATTCACCTGTCCCGATTCCGGTTGTAGAAGATGGCAAATTACTTGGCATCATCGTGCGCGGTGCCGTCATTTCAGCACTTGCTGGCGAAAGCGAGGTGAATCGCAACGATGCTTAA
- a CDS encoding ABC transporter permease, with product MLNFMENIPEIPLAFYISKFTSWISDTFVFLFDPLKNEFADGLENFADILAAVPPPIVILMVALIAFFISGKRFGLATFSLLGLLLVWNQGLWEEMMLSFTLVLVASLLSIVIGVPIGILMSKSKIAENIITPILDFMQTMPAFVYLIPAVAFFSIGMVPGIFASLIFATPPTVRFTNLGIRQVSRELVEASEAFGSTGAQKLFKVELPMAKATIMAGINQTVMLSLSMVVIASMIGAPGLGREVLSSLQRAEVGTGFVAGLGIVILAIIIDRFTQSFSGKKRVKS from the coding sequence ATGCTTAATTTCATGGAAAACATACCGGAAATTCCGTTGGCTTTTTATATCTCGAAATTCACGAGTTGGATATCGGATACATTCGTTTTCTTATTCGATCCACTGAAAAATGAGTTCGCGGATGGCTTGGAAAATTTTGCGGATATATTGGCTGCAGTTCCACCGCCGATTGTCATTTTAATGGTTGCGTTGATCGCATTCTTCATTAGTGGGAAACGGTTTGGTTTGGCTACCTTTTCTCTGCTTGGCTTGCTACTTGTCTGGAATCAAGGACTATGGGAAGAAATGATGCTGTCGTTTACATTGGTTCTTGTTGCCAGTCTGTTGTCGATAGTAATAGGGGTTCCAATTGGCATCTTGATGTCGAAAAGCAAAATCGCGGAAAACATCATTACACCGATTCTCGACTTTATGCAGACCATGCCAGCTTTTGTATACTTGATTCCGGCTGTAGCGTTTTTCAGCATCGGAATGGTTCCCGGTATTTTTGCATCTTTGATTTTCGCCACTCCTCCGACTGTTCGTTTTACGAACCTTGGTATTCGGCAAGTTTCAAGAGAATTGGTGGAAGCTTCCGAAGCTTTCGGCAGTACCGGCGCGCAAAAGCTCTTCAAAGTAGAGCTGCCGATGGCGAAAGCTACTATCATGGCCGGAATTAACCAAACCGTCATGCTGTCGTTGTCGATGGTTGTTATCGCATCGATGATTGGCGCACCTGGGCTTGGAAGAGAAGTTCTTTCTTCCTTGCAGCGAGCTGAAGTAGGAACCGGATTTGTGGCAGGCTTAGGAATTGTCATCTTGGCAATCATCATCGACCGATTTACACAAAGTTTCAGTGGTAAAAAAAGAGTGAAAAGCTAA
- a CDS encoding glycine betaine ABC transporter substrate-binding protein, translating to MFNLQWKHLGLLFVLMLVLVVAACGNEEEAETGSAEGSESEDVNYGEEMGYKITGIEPGAGVVAAAEGTIEEYENLEGWEVVTSSSGAMATALGEAIDNEEPIIVTGWSPHWKFQKYDVKYLEDPKGVFGDAETINTMVREGLEEENPEAYKILDQFQWESADIESIMLEISNGTDVEEATTAWVEENSDKVAEWTAGTEKVDGVEIELAYVEWDTEVASTNVVGKVLEDQGFDVTLTPLDNAVMWQAVSEGQADGMVAAWLPGTHATQLETYGDSVVDLGVNLEGAKIGLVVPAYMDIDSIEDLTPTE from the coding sequence ATGTTTAATTTACAATGGAAACACTTAGGACTTCTGTTCGTTCTCATGTTGGTATTAGTTGTGGCTGCGTGTGGAAATGAAGAAGAAGCGGAAACTGGATCTGCTGAAGGTTCTGAATCTGAAGATGTGAACTATGGTGAAGAAATGGGTTACAAAATTACGGGCATTGAACCAGGTGCAGGCGTAGTTGCTGCAGCTGAAGGAACAATAGAAGAATATGAAAACCTTGAAGGCTGGGAAGTTGTTACTTCTTCAAGTGGCGCGATGGCAACAGCTTTAGGCGAAGCGATTGATAACGAAGAACCAATCATTGTCACAGGCTGGAGCCCGCATTGGAAATTCCAGAAGTATGATGTGAAATACTTGGAAGATCCAAAAGGCGTATTCGGGGATGCTGAAACAATCAACACAATGGTCCGTGAAGGATTAGAAGAAGAAAACCCTGAAGCTTATAAAATTCTTGATCAATTCCAATGGGAATCGGCTGATATTGAAAGCATCATGCTAGAAATTTCAAATGGTACAGATGTTGAAGAAGCTACAACAGCGTGGGTAGAAGAAAACAGTGATAAAGTTGCTGAATGGACAGCCGGTACAGAAAAAGTAGACGGCGTGGAAATTGAGTTAGCTTATGTGGAATGGGATACAGAAGTCGCTTCAACAAATGTTGTCGGAAAAGTCTTGGAAGATCAAGGCTTTGACGTAACATTGACGCCGCTTGATAACGCGGTAATGTGGCAAGCAGTTTCTGAAGGACAAGCAGACGGAATGGTCGCAGCTTGGTTGCCTGGTACTCACGCTACTCAGCTTGAAACTTATGGTGATAGTGTAGTCGATCTGGGTGTAAACCTGGAAGGCGCTAAAATCGGACTTGTTGTTCCAGCTTACATGGACATCGATTCCATCGAAGATTTAACACCAACTGAGTAA
- a CDS encoding YjiH family protein gives MTILQSEKKTIKPADTWKFLIPSIIGALLFLCPISYNDEITIGVGILASFLLTTFGDVIPAFIVFLLGFSAVASLLATTLKPTFVQNSPFLRATFINGLFGLVVRVLAFAFGIMTFYEIGPEVISSKTTGGVVLYDLAPVLLTWFLFAGILLPLLVEFGLMEFVGTLLNKFMRPVFTLPGRSSIDAMASWMGAAPVGVLVTMKQYDEGNYTGREASVIATTFSIASVAFSLVVANVVGIGHLFFPFYLAVSVACLVAAVIMPRIPPLSRKKDDYYEPVGKQIDDTIPKGVSLFQWGFDEARRKASSAASPKKLAQIGIETVLDIWLALIPLVIALGTIALIVAEYTPLFKIISYPLIPVLTLFGLPEAAEAAPTFLVGFADMFLPAVLGSGIDSELTRFVLAGVSLTQIIYMSEIGILILRSNIPVKFWELAVIFVLRTIITLPILVLFGHLFI, from the coding sequence ATGACCATACTTCAAAGCGAAAAAAAGACCATCAAACCGGCAGATACATGGAAGTTTCTGATTCCTTCCATCATCGGCGCGCTGTTATTCCTATGTCCCATCTCTTACAACGATGAAATAACCATCGGTGTTGGCATTCTGGCATCTTTCCTCTTAACAACATTCGGCGATGTGATTCCTGCATTCATTGTTTTCTTACTTGGTTTTTCGGCAGTTGCAAGCTTACTTGCGACGACGTTAAAACCAACTTTCGTCCAAAACTCACCTTTTTTACGCGCCACCTTCATTAACGGACTGTTCGGCTTAGTCGTTCGCGTGCTTGCTTTTGCATTTGGCATCATGACTTTTTACGAAATTGGACCTGAAGTGATTTCTTCAAAGACAACAGGAGGCGTTGTTCTTTATGACTTGGCGCCTGTTTTATTAACATGGTTCTTGTTCGCTGGAATTCTACTCCCGTTACTGGTGGAGTTCGGCTTAATGGAATTTGTCGGTACCCTACTTAATAAATTCATGCGCCCTGTCTTTACTTTACCTGGCCGTTCGTCAATCGATGCAATGGCGTCTTGGATGGGCGCAGCTCCAGTTGGTGTATTAGTCACGATGAAGCAATACGATGAAGGGAACTACACAGGTCGTGAAGCATCAGTGATTGCGACAACGTTTTCAATTGCCTCTGTTGCATTTAGTTTAGTTGTTGCCAATGTTGTTGGCATCGGACATTTATTCTTTCCTTTTTACCTAGCAGTATCGGTTGCTTGTCTTGTAGCTGCCGTCATCATGCCGCGCATTCCACCTTTGTCTCGTAAAAAAGATGACTATTATGAGCCCGTTGGCAAACAGATTGACGATACAATTCCAAAAGGCGTGTCACTATTCCAATGGGGCTTTGACGAAGCTCGCCGCAAAGCAAGCAGCGCGGCAAGCCCGAAAAAACTTGCACAAATCGGGATTGAGACGGTACTGGATATTTGGTTGGCGCTAATCCCGCTTGTTATCGCTCTTGGTACCATTGCGTTGATCGTGGCAGAATACACACCGCTATTTAAAATAATTTCTTATCCACTGATTCCGGTACTGACACTGTTCGGATTGCCCGAAGCCGCTGAAGCAGCACCTACCTTCCTAGTCGGATTCGCGGACATGTTCCTGCCAGCTGTACTAGGTAGCGGTATCGATAGCGAATTGACTCGTTTTGTTCTTGCTGGTGTTTCGTTAACACAAATCATTTATATGTCGGAAATCGGCATTTTGATCTTACGCTCGAACATTCCGGTGAAATTCTGGGAACTGGCTGTAATTTTCGTCTTACGTACCATCATCACCCTGCCGATTCTCGTGTTGTTCGGTCACTTATTTATTTAA
- a CDS encoding sigma 54-interacting transcriptional regulator: protein MNTLFLLPNTDEEIIDTYDEDIIVTTREGRIIKASTCSGEPYGVSAEQLLGKSVYDLEAAGIFSPAITPLVLKQKKKVVLRQNTPSGKKVLITGIPLFNENGDVEFVVSYSYDMSQLMVMKEYLENLESEMSKVKGELAHLRNQQLHVEGCVMESPSSSRALQTAIKMAQLEVSVVICGEPGTGKTSLAKFIHSQSNRRDAAFIEVYCSAIPESVFEISFTGLGGEGYLNLAAGGTLVLNEVEQLSVASQAILFNILQQPHTARIIASSNASMEEAVTAGNFREDLFYFLHLASIELKPLRERPDDLDQAISRFLEELNDNYHQQKTISDNLYFHLLQLSWKGNFRELRNVLERSFIESESPTITLDDLPINYQPNSDERIGFELNGQTLPHILESVEKKVLLNAQKRYRTTTEMAHILGISQPSVVRKLKKYTSTPLEGKIT from the coding sequence ATGAATACTTTATTTCTGCTTCCCAATACCGATGAAGAAATCATTGATACCTATGATGAAGATATTATTGTCACCACTCGAGAAGGGCGCATCATCAAAGCCTCTACGTGTAGCGGCGAACCCTATGGCGTAAGTGCTGAACAATTGCTTGGAAAATCTGTCTACGATCTAGAAGCAGCAGGAATCTTCTCACCCGCCATCACACCGCTCGTACTCAAGCAAAAGAAAAAAGTAGTGCTTCGGCAGAATACACCTTCTGGAAAAAAGGTGTTGATTACCGGCATTCCGCTTTTCAACGAAAACGGCGATGTAGAGTTTGTCGTCAGTTATTCCTACGATATGTCACAACTGATGGTCATGAAGGAATACCTGGAGAATCTGGAATCGGAAATGTCTAAAGTTAAAGGAGAGCTTGCTCATCTGCGAAATCAGCAGCTTCACGTCGAAGGCTGTGTCATGGAAAGTCCTTCTTCTAGTCGCGCACTCCAGACAGCCATTAAAATGGCACAGCTCGAAGTATCCGTCGTTATCTGTGGTGAACCTGGCACCGGTAAAACGTCCTTAGCTAAATTCATCCACTCACAGAGTAATCGGCGAGATGCAGCATTTATTGAAGTCTATTGCAGCGCCATTCCGGAATCGGTGTTTGAAATCAGCTTTACAGGATTGGGTGGAGAAGGCTATTTGAACCTAGCCGCTGGGGGTACGCTCGTGCTCAATGAAGTTGAGCAGCTCTCAGTTGCTTCCCAGGCAATACTGTTCAACATTCTGCAACAACCACATACTGCACGTATCATTGCCAGCAGCAATGCTTCAATGGAAGAAGCGGTTACTGCCGGGAATTTCCGTGAAGACTTGTTTTATTTTTTGCATTTGGCTTCAATCGAGCTAAAACCGCTAAGAGAACGGCCTGATGATTTAGATCAGGCCATCAGCCGCTTTCTCGAAGAACTGAATGACAATTACCACCAGCAAAAAACGATTTCCGATAACTTGTACTTCCACTTGCTGCAACTGTCTTGGAAAGGCAATTTCCGCGAGTTGCGCAATGTACTAGAACGCAGCTTTATCGAAAGCGAATCGCCCACTATCACACTCGACGACCTCCCTATCAACTATCAACCGAATTCAGATGAACGCATTGGCTTCGAACTCAACGGCCAGACACTTCCGCATATTTTGGAATCTGTTGAAAAAAAGGTTTTGTTGAATGCCCAGAAACGCTACCGGACAACGACTGAAATGGCCCATATTCTGGGTATCAGTCAGCCATCTGTCGTCCGCAAACTAAAAAAATACACAAGTACACCACTGGAGGGGAAAATCACATGA
- a CDS encoding pyridoxamine 5'-phosphate oxidase family protein: protein MIKDIKVAMFTTISSDNKIMSCPMQTQEVGFDGELWFLTMKDTEKYQEIISNPNVNLAYVGHSYVSISGMAEFIEDAAKKKEYWNLIFDKMLDTSYEDLNVVLIKVNADSAEYWDSGNMSKSVKTFVKKLTNKDTEKDHKKTIKR from the coding sequence TTGATTAAAGACATCAAAGTGGCTATGTTCACGACCATCTCTTCTGACAATAAAATCATGTCATGTCCGATGCAGACACAAGAAGTGGGATTTGACGGAGAGCTGTGGTTCTTGACGATGAAAGATACTGAGAAGTACCAGGAAATCATCAGTAATCCGAACGTCAACTTGGCGTATGTGGGACATTCATACGTATCCATTAGTGGAATGGCTGAATTCATTGAGGACGCAGCGAAGAAAAAGGAATACTGGAACCTGATTTTCGATAAAATGCTCGATACTTCTTATGAGGATCTGAATGTAGTACTGATTAAAGTCAACGCTGATTCAGCTGAATACTGGGATTCAGGCAATATGTCAAAGTCAGTCAAGACTTTCGTCAAGAAACTGACCAACAAGGATACAGAAAAAGACCATAAAAAGACCATAAAAAGATAA
- a CDS encoding Abi family protein, whose product MRDVKDFSTHAEQLGILEERGLKVTDKVAAKRILSRENYYALIDGYKEPFLEHDEWLNPYGLERYQEGTEFGHIYALHSFDRKLRLLLLNELLKFEKNIKSKVAYRFSEKFKDMASFLNSDNYSSDSRHHHERDRIISILANLIQSHKKRDKVRYPAIREFYDKHKDVPLWVLVNFLSLGQITHFYTVIDEELRERIAGDFVEEYSEEYGPVCLKASDLDAILHTVFPYRNKSAHEEVLYRFRLAHPVELGTVEWMLEMEKGSLSEATVLSVVCLLKLVLEKEDYELFSSELEQSISELKKLIQERAFVKIMKDAGFDGF is encoded by the coding sequence ATGAGAGATGTGAAAGATTTTTCCACCCACGCCGAGCAGTTGGGAATTCTCGAAGAGCGGGGCTTGAAAGTGACAGACAAAGTGGCTGCAAAACGAATTTTGTCGCGCGAAAATTATTACGCATTAATCGATGGCTATAAAGAGCCGTTCTTGGAACATGATGAATGGCTCAATCCATACGGCCTTGAGCGCTATCAGGAAGGTACCGAGTTCGGACATATCTATGCGCTGCACAGTTTTGACCGGAAGCTGCGGTTGCTTTTGCTGAATGAACTGCTGAAGTTTGAGAAAAATATCAAGTCGAAAGTGGCATACCGTTTTTCCGAAAAGTTTAAAGATATGGCAAGCTTTCTGAATTCCGACAATTACAGTTCGGACAGCAGGCATCATCACGAGCGTGATCGCATTATTTCAATACTCGCTAATCTGATCCAAAGCCATAAAAAGCGCGACAAAGTGAGATACCCAGCCATCCGTGAATTTTACGATAAGCACAAGGACGTGCCACTTTGGGTGTTGGTCAATTTTTTGTCGCTTGGCCAGATCACGCATTTCTATACCGTTATTGACGAAGAGCTGCGGGAACGCATCGCAGGCGATTTCGTGGAGGAATATAGTGAAGAATACGGACCCGTTTGCTTGAAGGCCAGCGATCTAGATGCCATCCTACACACCGTGTTCCCGTATCGTAATAAGTCCGCGCACGAGGAAGTGCTATATCGATTTCGTCTTGCTCATCCGGTGGAACTTGGAACTGTAGAGTGGATGCTGGAAATGGAAAAAGGGAGCCTCAGCGAAGCTACGGTGCTTTCTGTGGTGTGTCTGTTAAAGCTAGTGCTGGAAAAAGAAGATTATGAATTGTTTTCTAGTGAGCTGGAGCAGTCGATTAGCGAGCTTAAAAAGTTAATTCAAGAGCGTGCCTTCGTGAAAATTATGAAAGATGCAGGCTTTGATGGGTTTTAA
- a CDS encoding DUF1697 domain-containing protein, producing the protein MIYVALLRGINVGGNNKVDMKQLKQAFEEAGMSSVITYINSGNIVFGDYTHSKEQLAPILEKAIYHHFGLQINVLIYSLEEFGEIAEAIPEKWSNDARMKSDVLFLWQNVDGADVLDGLVIKSEIDRVNYVPGAILWSVDKDQVTKSGMVKIVGSPLYKRVTVRNINTVRKIWALLQKM; encoded by the coding sequence ATGATATATGTGGCATTGCTGCGAGGAATCAACGTAGGTGGCAATAACAAAGTGGACATGAAGCAGCTGAAACAGGCGTTCGAAGAGGCTGGAATGTCATCAGTCATTACGTATATCAACTCGGGTAACATTGTTTTTGGTGATTACACCCATTCAAAAGAACAACTAGCGCCTATTTTGGAAAAAGCAATCTACCATCATTTCGGACTGCAAATCAATGTATTGATTTACAGCTTGGAGGAGTTTGGAGAAATCGCTGAGGCTATTCCTGAAAAATGGTCAAATGACGCAAGAATGAAAAGCGATGTATTGTTTTTATGGCAAAATGTGGACGGAGCAGATGTACTAGATGGTTTGGTGATCAAGTCAGAAATCGATCGGGTCAACTATGTTCCCGGTGCCATCCTGTGGTCGGTGGACAAAGACCAAGTCACGAAAAGTGGAATGGTGAAGATTGTCGGATCACCCCTTTACAAACGCGTCACGGTCCGCAACATCAATACAGTCCGGAAAATTTGGGCGTTGCTGCAGAAAATGTAA